A region of the Phaseolus vulgaris cultivar G19833 chromosome 11, P. vulgaris v2.0, whole genome shotgun sequence genome:
CGTCGATCTTTGTCTTGAACCCGTTGTTCTCTTCGCGAACCCGGGTGACTTCAAGTTCAAGTTCATCGACTTTCTTCTTGAATCCGCTGTTCTCTTCACGAACTCGAGCAAGCTCGGTGGCCATTTCGCTCAGCTCTTTGGTTGCCTTATCCCGGTCTTGTTCGACTTTACCCAGAAGAGTCTCCCTCTCAATCGACCTCTTCTCCATGTTGGCCATCTTTTGGGCGTCGGTTTTCTTTGCCTCCTCCAACGTGGCAATTTTCTCCCTCAGAGGGACGATTTTGTTCCTCAGCTCGACGACGTCCTGAAGTTTATCATGAAGTTTCTTGCGCAGTTCTTTATTGTCCTTACCCACGCTTTGAAGCTCGTCTTTGAGAGCGTTTTCGACCCGCGAGAACTCGAGGCCTTGCATCATCATGTCGCACTTGATCTTCTCGGCTTCGGCTCTCGCAGTGCTCGCCACCTCCTGATGGATGCGACAATCAAGCTCAAGTTTCTCTAAGGAGCCCTGCAGCCCTTCGGCGACGATTTGAGGGAGGCACTTGTCGGCCATGGCGTGTAGGCGCACGTTAAAAGTTCTCAAGGCTTCTTGAAGGGAAGCTGGGAGGCCCggtgttggaggaggaggtgggggctggtgctcaccaccaccctcgcaaGGTTGGATGGCGAGGGGAGTCTTGAGGCGTGGTGATGAGGTGGTAAGTTCTTCGGCGGGTTGAGAAGAGGCTT
Encoded here:
- the LOC137838214 gene encoding WEB family protein At5g16730, chloroplastic-like, with the protein product MADKCLPQIVAEGLQGSLEKLELDCRIHQEVASTARAEAEKIKCDMMMQGLEFSRVENALKDELQSVGKDNKELRKKLHDKLQDVVELRNKIVPLREKIATLEEAKKTDAQKMANMEKRSIERETLLGKVEQDRDKATKELSEMATELARVREENSGFKKKVDELELEVTRVREENNGFKTKIDDLQLEAAQVLTSGFGAALEQFACKFPILDLS